The Defluviitalea raffinosedens genome has a segment encoding these proteins:
- a CDS encoding phosphopentomutase gives MDRIIWIILDSVGMGELPDAHKFGDQGSNTIGNISKMVGGLNVPNLVSLGLGNIEGMIGLPKTEKPLGCFGRFGEISNGKDTVTGHWEMAGVFSEKPFPTYPNGFPKEIIEAFEKAIGTKTLGNKPASGTEILEELGEEHLRTGYPIVYTSADSVFQIAAHEEVIPIEKLYEICSIARDLLVGEHAVARVIARPFIGKKAGSFTRTPNRRDYALAPPHDTILDKIKDKNLDVIAVGKIEDIFSGRGITEAVHTQDNMDGVNKTIQYMKQNNRGLIFTNLVDFDMKWGHRNDYKAYAQGLEEFDKRLPEILDAMGENDVLMINADHGCDPTTPSTDHSREYVPFIAYGKKLNQNVDLKTRRTFADIGQTIGEILGTDRIKNGESFAKEILKKN, from the coding sequence ATTGACAGAATAATATGGATTATTTTAGATAGCGTAGGAATGGGAGAATTGCCAGATGCGCACAAATTCGGCGATCAGGGAAGTAATACCATTGGCAATATTTCAAAAATGGTTGGAGGCCTTAATGTTCCTAATTTAGTGTCTTTAGGGCTTGGCAATATAGAAGGAATGATCGGACTACCTAAAACGGAAAAACCTTTGGGTTGTTTTGGGCGTTTTGGAGAGATTTCCAATGGAAAAGATACGGTAACAGGTCATTGGGAGATGGCTGGAGTTTTTTCAGAAAAACCATTTCCTACTTATCCCAATGGATTTCCCAAAGAGATTATTGAAGCCTTTGAGAAAGCGATCGGTACCAAAACTTTGGGAAACAAGCCTGCTTCGGGAACAGAAATCTTAGAAGAATTAGGTGAAGAACACTTAAGAACCGGTTATCCCATTGTATATACTTCAGCCGATAGTGTTTTTCAAATTGCTGCCCATGAAGAAGTGATACCAATTGAGAAATTATACGAGATTTGCTCCATCGCCAGAGATTTGCTTGTGGGAGAACATGCTGTCGCAAGAGTGATCGCAAGGCCTTTTATAGGAAAAAAAGCTGGAAGTTTTACAAGAACTCCAAATAGACGTGATTATGCTCTGGCACCTCCTCACGATACGATATTAGACAAAATCAAAGATAAGAATTTAGATGTTATTGCAGTGGGAAAAATTGAAGACATTTTCTCAGGCAGAGGTATTACAGAAGCTGTTCATACCCAGGATAATATGGATGGCGTGAATAAGACCATACAATATATGAAGCAAAACAATAGAGGACTAATATTTACTAATTTAGTCGATTTTGATATGAAGTGGGGTCACAGAAACGATTATAAAGCCTATGCCCAGGGACTTGAAGAATTTGATAAAAGACTTCCTGAAATACTGGATGCTATGGGAGAAAACGATGTATTAATGATTAATGCGGATCATGGATGTGATCCTACGACCCCTAGTACGGACCATTCAAGAGAATATGTTCCTTTTATAGCCTATGGAAAAAAACTTAATCAAAACGTAGATTTAAAAACTAGAAGAACTTTTGCAGATATTGGTCAGACGATAGGTGAAATTTTGGGTACCGACAGAATTAAAAACGGTGAAAGTTTTGCCAAAGAAATATTAAAGAAAAATTAA
- a CDS encoding pyrimidine-nucleoside phosphorylase has product MRMYDLILKKRNGEELTKEEIDFIISGYVQGEIPDYQISTFLMAVYFRGMTKQEISNLTLSFVHSGDVVDLSSIEGIKVDKHSTGGVGDKISLIIIPLVASLGIPVAKMSGRGLGHTGGTIDKLESIEGFRTELDSSEFIHNVNTYKMAIVGQTANLTPADKKIYALRDVTATVDSIPLIASSIMSKKIASGSDAIVLDVKVGSGAFMKSIDDAEELARTMVDIGKSLNRKTIAVLTNMDQPLGHEVGNANEIKEVIDVLSNKGAEDETTIALTIASHMAVLGGAYNDFDSAFRVLKAKIENGEAINKFKEFIKIQGGNPEVVDHPELLPQAKHHIEIKASSSGYITSINAESIGISAMLLGAGRRTKEDKIDFAAGITLTKKIGDKVDVGETICVLHTNLENTNEAQNIAKEAFRISEEKPAPVKYVYKVIQ; this is encoded by the coding sequence ATGAGAATGTATGATCTCATATTAAAGAAAAGAAATGGCGAAGAATTAACTAAAGAAGAGATTGATTTTATCATTAGTGGATACGTACAGGGAGAAATACCGGATTATCAAATCTCGACATTTTTAATGGCAGTATATTTTAGGGGGATGACTAAGCAAGAGATTTCAAATCTTACGCTTTCTTTTGTTCACTCAGGAGATGTGGTTGATTTGTCTTCTATTGAAGGCATTAAAGTAGATAAACATTCTACCGGCGGGGTAGGAGACAAGATTAGCTTAATTATCATTCCTTTGGTTGCTTCCTTGGGCATTCCTGTTGCTAAAATGAGTGGAAGAGGACTAGGGCATACCGGTGGAACCATTGATAAATTAGAATCTATAGAAGGTTTCAGAACGGAACTGGATAGCAGTGAATTTATACACAATGTAAACACTTATAAAATGGCTATTGTAGGACAAACAGCCAACCTAACGCCTGCTGATAAGAAAATTTATGCTTTAAGGGATGTTACAGCGACAGTAGATAGTATTCCTTTAATTGCCAGCTCTATAATGAGCAAAAAAATTGCTTCAGGTTCCGATGCCATTGTATTAGATGTAAAAGTAGGATCCGGTGCATTTATGAAGAGCATAGATGATGCGGAAGAATTGGCAAGGACGATGGTTGATATAGGAAAATCTTTAAACAGGAAAACTATAGCAGTTCTTACCAATATGGATCAACCCCTTGGCCATGAGGTAGGAAATGCTAACGAAATAAAAGAAGTTATTGATGTATTAAGTAATAAAGGCGCTGAAGATGAAACTACTATTGCGCTGACCATTGCTTCTCATATGGCAGTACTGGGAGGAGCATACAATGATTTTGATTCAGCTTTCAGAGTTTTGAAAGCAAAAATTGAAAATGGAGAAGCCATCAATAAATTCAAAGAATTTATTAAAATTCAAGGAGGCAATCCAGAGGTTGTTGATCATCCTGAATTACTTCCTCAGGCAAAACATCACATCGAAATAAAAGCTTCTTCTTCAGGATATATCACATCCATCAATGCAGAAAGCATAGGAATTTCTGCTATGCTTTTGGGCGCAGGCCGAAGAACGAAAGAAGATAAGATCGATTTTGCCGCCGGAATTACTCTTACGAAGAAAATTGGGGACAAAGTAGATGTTGGAGAGACCATTTGCGTCTTACATACAAATCTTGAGAATACTAACGAAGCACAGAATATAGCAAAGGAAGCTTTCAGGATCAGTGAAGAAAAACCTGCTCCTGTAAAATATGTTTATAAAGTGATTCAATAA
- the xerD gene encoding site-specific tyrosine recombinase XerD — protein sequence MEEVVEKYAVYLRDLKGASENTILSYQRDLRHFICFLKDSGIEKIQDVTRTNITAYLLNLQKKGRSTSTISRNIASIRSFFQFLQKTNVIKEDLTQDLESPKIEKKLPEILSVQEVDLLLRQPNEKDLKGIRDKAMLEVLYATGIRVSELICLEESDVNLTLEYIKCADPNHSRERIIPLGASAVKALKLYLEKVRFAMIRDPNESALFVNCNGKPMTRQGFWKIIKVYSKKANINKEITPHMLRHSFAAHLVANGADLQSVQEMLGHSDISTTQIYAQLNRNKLKEVYSKAHPRA from the coding sequence ATGGAAGAAGTCGTTGAAAAATATGCAGTTTATTTAAGAGATTTGAAAGGTGCATCAGAAAATACGATTCTTTCCTATCAAAGAGATCTTCGACATTTTATTTGCTTTTTAAAAGACTCAGGGATAGAGAAAATTCAGGATGTTACTCGAACAAATATAACTGCATACTTGTTAAATCTGCAAAAAAAAGGGAGATCGACTTCGACAATTTCAAGGAATATTGCTTCTATTCGCTCGTTTTTTCAATTCTTACAGAAGACAAATGTGATCAAAGAAGATTTAACCCAAGATTTAGAGTCTCCTAAGATTGAAAAGAAGCTTCCCGAAATCCTATCTGTTCAAGAAGTAGATCTTTTACTACGGCAACCCAATGAAAAGGATCTTAAAGGGATCAGAGATAAGGCGATGCTTGAAGTTTTATATGCTACAGGGATTAGAGTTTCGGAATTAATTTGCTTAGAAGAAAGTGATGTGAATTTAACTCTAGAATATATAAAGTGCGCTGATCCTAACCATTCAAGAGAGAGAATCATTCCTTTAGGTGCATCTGCCGTTAAAGCTCTTAAATTATATTTAGAAAAAGTAAGGTTTGCGATGATTCGAGATCCTAATGAATCTGCCTTATTTGTAAATTGTAATGGTAAACCAATGACCAGACAAGGATTTTGGAAGATTATTAAAGTATATTCCAAAAAAGCGAATATCAATAAAGAGATTACTCCACATATGTTACGACATTCATTTGCTGCACATCTTGTTGCAAATGGAGCTGATTTGCAATCTGTTCAGGAGATGCTTGGGCATTCAGATATATCCACAACTCAAATTTATGCACAATTAAATAGAAATAAGCTGAAAGAAGTTTATTCTAAAGCACATCCAAGGGCTTAG
- the spoIIM gene encoding stage II sporulation protein M: MRNRQKSISKTYMLYGISIFVLLIGICVGAIFANYMNSIQNEELLQYLNEFFLRFPEESFSRSVALQQAFWSHGKTIGIMWALGLGLIGIPFVLLAVFIKGFSYGFTSAFLFIHYGWNGFTFSIVSCLPQSIVLIPGIVFISAASINFALSNYKSNPKYLKERKGKWIEYGLVLLIGLLIVLLTGVIETFISPLFMEMIMPKMIG; this comes from the coding sequence GTGAGGAACAGACAAAAAAGCATTTCAAAAACATATATGTTGTATGGAATAAGTATTTTCGTATTACTAATCGGAATTTGTGTTGGAGCAATATTTGCCAATTATATGAATTCAATTCAGAACGAAGAATTATTGCAATACTTGAATGAGTTTTTTCTCAGATTTCCCGAGGAAAGCTTTTCTCGTTCTGTAGCTTTGCAGCAAGCATTTTGGTCCCATGGTAAAACGATAGGAATTATGTGGGCTTTAGGACTTGGCTTAATTGGAATACCTTTTGTTCTTTTAGCGGTTTTTATAAAGGGATTTTCTTATGGATTCACTTCGGCTTTTTTATTCATACATTATGGATGGAATGGTTTTACATTTAGCATAGTATCTTGTCTTCCGCAGAGTATTGTGCTCATTCCGGGGATAGTATTTATATCTGCTGCTAGCATTAATTTTGCCTTGTCCAATTATAAAAGTAATCCGAAATATTTAAAAGAGAGAAAAGGAAAGTGGATCGAATATGGTTTGGTTCTTTTGATCGGTTTACTGATTGTCCTTTTGACAGGTGTTATAGAGACCTTTATTTCACCACTTTTCATGGAAATGATTATGCCTAAAATGATTGGATGA